One genomic segment of Puniceicoccus vermicola includes these proteins:
- a CDS encoding heparinase II/III domain-containing protein translates to MSLRKIALFQLALLTVPAAFLIAAEDEMNSETPIRTLSPKASVFEDLNLNENEMDLLRSLHSQAIHDAQKPLIERPTTLEELKASGLRMKYPEKPLHLSQISEETWEQVALSFADIDIAYGMAAKLPRMAACARFTQDAELGQYVADQLMIISTWDPLQRPGWSLRNNNRITIPADGDGAWLGTGWMIRAITDSMALLPDEYKTPELEEAVHHRLNEEIDSLMDDWNTKRQWFFRVEAASSNQWVMPSEAMIRASLFTGKDEHPEAYEVGVQNLLKTLDTLGENGEFPEGLSYSSMTLTGIVLAAGAAAEEGDLRLIEHPFLQNYPTWFAHHIQPGNALINSFDMGKPEVTDYDFQQSMALFAVYLDNPVALWTLENYTGFPKTIEGVIASILPTTDAEAPSLFAYYPMATRVNWRDSWAKDSSGFWMRGGHIEDSHDHMDRGHVNFTVDGDPILIEAGKPPYDDPRYFSHFKSVAGHNVLQVGTQSPEDFSEESLRAGGGQILAGDHREAPMEVLRLDSLGGEVTVDASNAYATVEEWIRNASWDSEELTVIDTVELEMPETMLFRWHLNERANSPIEWSEKKLLVGDVVIQWESDTPIRVQTELMPATKGHGRPIEEKICVVMTTEQPGTSWNLRTTISTKP, encoded by the coding sequence ATGTCTCTTCGAAAAATTGCTTTGTTCCAACTTGCTCTCTTGACCGTCCCCGCGGCTTTTCTGATTGCCGCAGAGGATGAGATGAACTCCGAGACTCCGATCCGCACCCTTTCCCCAAAGGCATCCGTTTTCGAAGACCTAAACCTGAACGAGAACGAGATGGACCTTCTTCGCAGCCTTCATTCCCAAGCGATCCACGATGCCCAGAAGCCACTAATCGAACGGCCTACCACTCTTGAGGAGCTCAAAGCCTCCGGTCTGCGGATGAAATATCCGGAGAAACCTCTCCATCTCAGCCAGATCAGTGAGGAAACATGGGAACAAGTGGCTCTCAGCTTCGCCGACATCGACATCGCCTATGGCATGGCGGCAAAACTGCCCCGCATGGCCGCCTGCGCCCGCTTCACCCAAGACGCGGAGCTCGGTCAATACGTTGCCGATCAGCTCATGATCATTTCGACCTGGGATCCCCTTCAACGTCCGGGATGGTCCCTTCGCAACAACAACAGAATCACGATTCCTGCGGACGGAGATGGCGCGTGGCTCGGCACTGGCTGGATGATCCGGGCGATCACCGATTCAATGGCTCTACTCCCCGATGAATACAAAACACCCGAGCTTGAGGAGGCGGTTCATCATCGGCTCAACGAAGAGATCGATTCTCTCATGGACGACTGGAATACCAAGCGCCAGTGGTTCTTCCGAGTCGAGGCTGCCAGCTCCAATCAATGGGTCATGCCCAGCGAGGCCATGATCCGGGCCAGCCTCTTCACCGGGAAAGACGAACATCCGGAAGCCTATGAGGTTGGCGTACAGAACCTTCTCAAAACTCTCGATACCCTCGGCGAAAATGGGGAGTTTCCCGAAGGACTTTCCTATTCCTCGATGACCCTGACGGGAATCGTCTTGGCCGCCGGAGCTGCGGCGGAAGAGGGAGATTTGCGCCTGATCGAGCACCCGTTCCTCCAAAACTATCCCACCTGGTTCGCCCACCACATCCAGCCCGGAAATGCCCTCATCAATTCTTTCGATATGGGAAAACCCGAGGTGACCGATTACGACTTTCAACAGAGCATGGCACTCTTCGCCGTTTACCTCGACAATCCAGTGGCACTTTGGACTCTCGAGAATTACACGGGATTCCCCAAAACGATTGAAGGTGTCATCGCAAGCATACTTCCGACTACAGACGCCGAAGCGCCCTCCCTCTTTGCCTATTATCCAATGGCTACGAGGGTGAACTGGCGCGATAGTTGGGCAAAGGATTCCTCGGGATTCTGGATGCGGGGCGGACACATCGAAGATTCCCACGATCATATGGATCGGGGACATGTCAACTTTACCGTCGACGGAGACCCCATCCTTATCGAAGCCGGAAAGCCGCCCTACGACGACCCTCGTTACTTCTCCCACTTCAAGAGTGTCGCCGGACACAACGTCCTGCAAGTCGGCACGCAGTCACCCGAAGATTTCTCAGAAGAATCCCTCCGGGCGGGAGGAGGGCAGATTCTAGCCGGAGATCATCGTGAAGCCCCGATGGAAGTTCTTCGACTCGACAGTCTCGGAGGAGAGGTCACCGTCGATGCTTCAAACGCGTATGCGACGGTTGAGGAGTGGATACGGAATGCGTCATGGGACAGCGAAGAGCTGACCGTCATCGATACCGTGGAGCTTGAAATGCCGGAAACGATGCTCTTTCGTTGGCATCTAAACGAGCGGGCGAATTCCCCGATCGAATGGAGCGAGAAAAAACTATTGGTGGGAGACGTAGTGATCCAATGGGAATCCGACACACCCATTCGGGTTCAAACCGAATTGATGCCCGCAACGAAAGGCCACGGTCGACCGATTGAAGAAAAAATCTGCGTCGTCATGACCACCGAGCAACCGGGCACTTCCTGGAACCTCCGTACAACAATCTCCACGAAGCCCTGA
- a CDS encoding transposase yields MGITRKEHIHYEKEIGKLRRMVENFFCRIKSYRRVARRYEQLPQTFLGFVTLAVIVDWIKFEFVHAA; encoded by the coding sequence TTGGGTATTACTCGAAAAGAACACATCCACTATGAAAAAGAGATCGGAAAGCTTCGAAGAATGGTCGAGAACTTCTTCTGCAGAATAAAGTCATACAGAAGAGTCGCTAGACGATACGAACAACTTCCTCAGACTTTCCTCGGTTTCGTAACCCTCGCGGTAATAGTCGATTGGATCAAATTTGAATTTGTCCACGCGGCCTAA
- a CDS encoding LacI family DNA-binding transcriptional regulator translates to MKTVKSMVELAEIAGCSVMTVSYALRDSPKISRETRQRIQELALKHGYRKHPYISALMATRQKKGKLGGEVIAVLTKEDQAISSSEVRLPFYSDLYDGMKERAAELGYQLEEFATASENALDGPRLTSVLHSRGIRGVVLMPGGSLKRSFPKIDPTHFSLTAAGFHAQDLAIHRTATDYGAGFRLCLEEMKRRGYRRIGFPINKKLDPQLRYSVSGRFLAWQTGIPRKDRIPFIRDDSVTTEKGPFLEWFHKYKPDCILAPRISILYWLREEGLRIPEDVGCCFIPTRDNAELSGFDTHSWQVGRTTVNLLTRELLLNHQGLPDTPEILLVSGRWQEGQTLRPVPTN, encoded by the coding sequence ATGAAAACGGTGAAATCCATGGTGGAACTGGCGGAAATCGCCGGTTGCAGTGTCATGACCGTTTCCTATGCCCTACGGGACAGCCCGAAGATTTCCCGCGAGACCCGGCAGCGGATCCAGGAACTGGCTCTGAAGCATGGCTATCGAAAGCATCCCTATATCTCCGCGCTCATGGCGACTCGTCAGAAAAAGGGAAAGCTTGGTGGCGAGGTCATTGCCGTTCTCACGAAAGAAGACCAAGCCATCAGTAGTAGTGAAGTCAGGCTACCCTTTTACTCCGACCTCTACGACGGAATGAAAGAAAGGGCCGCCGAGCTCGGATACCAATTGGAGGAGTTCGCCACAGCGAGCGAGAATGCCCTCGACGGTCCCCGGCTGACTTCGGTCTTACATTCCCGCGGAATCCGAGGCGTCGTTCTCATGCCGGGCGGTTCGCTAAAGCGAAGCTTTCCGAAGATCGATCCGACCCATTTCTCCCTCACCGCCGCAGGATTCCATGCTCAGGATCTAGCCATTCATCGAACTGCCACCGACTACGGCGCCGGCTTTCGACTCTGCCTCGAGGAAATGAAAAGGCGCGGCTATCGACGAATCGGGTTTCCCATCAACAAGAAGCTCGACCCTCAGTTGCGCTATAGCGTTTCCGGGCGCTTTCTCGCCTGGCAAACCGGAATTCCCAGGAAGGACCGGATTCCTTTTATTCGCGATGACAGCGTCACCACTGAGAAAGGGCCATTCCTGGAGTGGTTTCACAAATATAAGCCCGACTGTATTCTCGCTCCCCGGATTTCGATTCTCTACTGGCTTCGCGAAGAGGGGCTGCGGATTCCCGAAGATGTGGGATGCTGTTTCATCCCCACCCGGGACAACGCCGAGCTAAGCGGATTCGATACTCATAGCTGGCAGGTGGGCCGAACCACCGTCAACCTCCTCACCCGGGAGCTTCTCCTTAACCATCAAGGCTTGCCCGATACTCCCGAAATACTGCTGGTCAGCGGTCGTTGGCAGGAGGGCCAGACCTTGCGCCCGGTGCCGACGAACTGA
- a CDS encoding TonB-dependent receptor family protein, translating to MTKPKNPLSISALWSFLILGSAPAETPESSTSPDESESAQQQENSSPAEEPQMLEAYQVIGTQDLAFSLPGSAYVLDEGDIQNLNYENINQVLRQIPGVYVREEDGYGNFPNISIRGVDASRSAKVTLMEDGVLTAPAPYSAPSAYYSPAVGRMAGIEVLKGSSQVRYGPETTGGVLNYIATPIPAGKDEGYARLSYGNNQDLQSHIWGGGTYDLEAGQLGVLGEFYSRSTDGFREMDTTAAYNGTNDTGFERIDGRVKLSFVPNWEKYNKLEFKLGYTDFDANETYLGISTQDFRADPMRRYAASRNDQINTYSTQTYLRHTVDLEENWRLVTTGYYQEFQRNWYKLNDLVDPDASLSQSLFDGTPGYNVLTGQAAGQLRYRANNRNYGLYGIQSDLNGLFETGDFDHHISTGLRLHHDYEDRFQHQDVYTQNDLGAFTSVDRGAPGSQTNRKSSADAIAYYLQDRIEYGDWAVIPGVRYEYIDYEVNNRASGSTESANLDVFTPGIGLEYLLDPDWMLFTGYYRGFSPPGPSGAVNGIKEETSDSFELGTRYRNDQGFRVELVGFYTFFNDLLVAESIGSGNLDDENVGNAISRGIEALVGIDPAQMTGQSFRSPITLAATYTDATLDGNASSADAESIFAGGKDGNRMPYIPEWQINLTGGLEFDRIRGYASVSFATSTYASANNSSAEVNPATGEADARFGKVDSYTTVDLSAYYRLWGEVELFAYAQNVFNDEYIISRLPHGPRPGTPATYGIGLQARW from the coding sequence ATGACGAAACCTAAGAACCCTCTCTCCATCAGCGCCTTGTGGTCGTTCCTCATTCTGGGATCCGCACCGGCCGAAACCCCTGAGTCCTCGACTTCGCCGGATGAATCGGAATCCGCCCAGCAACAGGAAAACTCTTCCCCCGCGGAAGAACCGCAGATGCTGGAAGCCTATCAGGTCATCGGAACGCAGGATCTCGCCTTCTCTCTTCCCGGTTCCGCCTATGTTCTCGACGAAGGCGATATCCAGAACCTGAACTACGAAAACATCAACCAGGTACTTCGCCAGATCCCCGGCGTCTACGTCCGCGAGGAAGATGGCTACGGAAACTTCCCGAACATCAGCATTCGCGGGGTCGATGCCAGTCGATCAGCGAAAGTGACCTTGATGGAAGACGGCGTTCTCACCGCCCCGGCCCCGTATTCCGCCCCGTCGGCCTACTACAGTCCTGCCGTTGGCCGGATGGCCGGAATCGAGGTCCTCAAAGGATCCAGCCAAGTGCGCTATGGACCGGAGACCACCGGAGGCGTGTTGAACTATATCGCCACTCCCATTCCCGCCGGGAAAGACGAGGGCTATGCCCGCCTCTCCTACGGGAACAACCAAGATCTCCAAAGCCACATCTGGGGCGGAGGCACCTACGATCTCGAAGCCGGCCAGCTCGGCGTCCTCGGCGAGTTTTACAGCCGCAGCACCGACGGGTTTCGCGAGATGGACACCACCGCCGCCTACAACGGAACGAATGACACTGGATTTGAGCGGATCGACGGGCGGGTAAAGCTCTCCTTCGTTCCCAACTGGGAAAAGTACAATAAGTTGGAGTTCAAACTCGGCTACACCGATTTCGACGCCAACGAAACCTATCTCGGAATCAGCACCCAAGACTTTCGCGCCGACCCCATGCGCCGTTACGCCGCCAGCCGTAACGACCAGATCAATACCTACAGCACCCAAACCTACCTCCGGCACACGGTCGATCTCGAGGAAAACTGGCGCCTCGTCACCACCGGATATTATCAGGAGTTTCAACGCAATTGGTACAAACTCAACGATCTGGTCGATCCGGACGCCTCCCTCTCGCAGTCTCTTTTTGACGGCACCCCTGGCTACAACGTTCTGACCGGACAGGCCGCCGGCCAACTCCGCTATCGGGCCAACAACCGGAACTACGGACTCTACGGAATCCAGTCCGACCTCAATGGTCTTTTCGAAACCGGTGATTTCGACCACCACATCAGCACCGGCCTCCGCCTCCATCACGACTACGAAGACCGTTTTCAGCACCAGGACGTTTACACACAGAATGATCTGGGTGCCTTCACCTCCGTCGACCGGGGCGCTCCGGGTAGTCAGACGAATCGGAAGAGCAGTGCCGACGCCATCGCCTACTACCTGCAGGACCGGATTGAGTATGGCGACTGGGCCGTCATCCCCGGGGTTCGCTATGAATACATCGACTACGAGGTCAACAACCGGGCTTCGGGCTCGACGGAGAGTGCTAACCTCGACGTCTTCACTCCCGGCATTGGCCTCGAGTATCTCCTCGATCCCGACTGGATGCTCTTCACCGGATACTACCGCGGATTCTCACCTCCCGGGCCCTCGGGAGCCGTCAACGGAATCAAGGAAGAGACCAGCGACAGCTTCGAGCTCGGCACCCGTTACCGCAACGATCAGGGCTTCCGCGTGGAACTCGTTGGATTCTACACCTTCTTCAACGATCTCCTGGTCGCCGAGAGCATTGGCAGCGGCAATCTCGACGACGAGAACGTCGGCAACGCCATCAGCCGGGGCATCGAGGCTTTGGTGGGGATCGATCCCGCGCAAATGACCGGTCAGTCCTTCCGTTCGCCTATCACCTTGGCCGCTACCTACACGGACGCGACCCTTGATGGGAATGCCTCCTCCGCCGATGCGGAATCAATCTTCGCCGGCGGCAAGGACGGGAACCGGATGCCCTACATTCCGGAGTGGCAGATCAACCTCACCGGGGGACTCGAGTTCGACCGCATCCGCGGATATGCCAGTGTGAGCTTTGCCACCAGCACGTATGCTTCCGCCAACAATTCCTCCGCTGAGGTCAATCCGGCCACCGGCGAAGCCGATGCTCGCTTCGGGAAAGTCGACAGCTACACGACCGTCGACTTGAGCGCGTACTACCGCCTCTGGGGCGAAGTGGAGCTCTTCGCCTACGCGCAGAATGTCTTCAACGACGAATACATCATCAGCCGCCTGCCGCACGGCCCGCGTCCCGGTACGCCGGCAACCTACGGGATCGGTCTCCAGGCCCGCTGGTAG
- a CDS encoding type II secretion system protein codes for MRFYRRPHSRLTRYTGFTLVEILVAIAIIGLLAGIISAVTHKSIESARLARCQSNLRQIGNLFHLYANDNDGRFPYQITSRENGALAWDFQLMPYANSYVSDMGYGNAHEEYLGERPPGIFACPASSKDSRGTTQLSNYGVNGTLVRRGNASPAQLRPQVKVANIVEPAKTYLAADSNQRTFTHYSRSDFTEEPADAESAADRHVGVINMLFVDGHVETLTLDQIDWSDTAAGVADRAPWGAN; via the coding sequence ATGAGATTTTACCGCAGACCCCATTCTCGTTTAACCCGTTACACTGGTTTCACACTTGTCGAAATCCTCGTTGCGATCGCCATCATCGGGCTCCTCGCTGGAATCATTTCAGCAGTAACCCACAAGTCGATCGAGTCGGCTCGTCTCGCCCGGTGTCAAAGCAATTTACGTCAGATCGGGAATCTCTTTCATCTTTACGCCAACGACAATGACGGGCGCTTTCCCTATCAGATCACCTCTCGCGAAAATGGTGCGCTCGCTTGGGACTTTCAGTTGATGCCGTACGCAAATTCCTACGTCTCCGATATGGGATATGGAAATGCGCACGAAGAGTATCTGGGCGAACGTCCTCCCGGCATTTTCGCCTGCCCCGCGAGCAGCAAAGACTCCCGCGGCACGACTCAACTTTCCAACTATGGCGTCAACGGAACTCTTGTGCGCCGAGGCAACGCTTCTCCGGCTCAGCTAAGACCACAGGTAAAGGTCGCCAACATTGTCGAACCGGCGAAGACGTACTTGGCGGCGGATTCGAATCAAAGGACGTTTACCCACTACAGTCGCAGTGATTTCACGGAAGAACCTGCCGACGCGGAAAGTGCGGCCGACCGACATGTAGGAGTCATCAATATGCTATTTGTAGACGGCCATGTCGAAACACTTACCCTCGACCAGATTGACTGGTCCGACACTGCGGCTGGCGTCGCGGATCGCGCTCCATGGGGAGCCAATTAG